The following proteins are co-located in the Spinactinospora alkalitolerans genome:
- a CDS encoding DUF5703 family protein — translation MLEYEYQELRFPRGSSRSAARQALTERAEYGRWELARVRVYPDGSRRVVLRRRIIRQIRTM, via the coding sequence ATGCTTGAGTATGAGTACCAGGAACTCCGCTTTCCACGTGGCAGCTCGCGCAGCGCCGCGCGGCAGGCCCTGACCGAGCGCGCCGAGTACGGCCGGTGGGAGCTCGCACGGGTGCGCGTGTATCCCGACGGCAGCCGACGCGTGGTTCTGCGTCGCAGGATCATCCGACAAATTCGTACCATGTGA
- a CDS encoding DNA polymerase III subunit delta', producing the protein MSVFDDLVGQDTVIERLRSATRAADELLAGGSGAGMTHAWLFTGPPGSGRAQAARAFAAALQCPDGGCGHCPSCHQVLAGTHADVLYVRPSGLSFGIDKTRDLVLRSASRPTGGRFRIVLFEDADRATEAASNALLKAVEEPSPRTVWLLCTPTAEDLLVTIRSRCRLVTLRTPGTDAVVDALVRRDGIAPGAAAEAARAAAGHLERARALATDPAARERRDEVLSIPARLDGLGACVSAAARLYELAEAESKETTSALDEQEKSDLKAAFGEGSTGKGVAKAVRGAAGALKDLEEQQKRRATRIKRDTYDLALMDLVAFYRDVLTLQLGAQVELSTASHRADLRRVAGGSTPESTLRRIDAIMECRRRIAANVHPQIAIEAMTAALHMG; encoded by the coding sequence ATGAGCGTCTTCGACGACCTGGTGGGCCAGGACACGGTGATCGAGCGGCTGCGCTCGGCCACGCGCGCGGCCGATGAGCTGCTCGCGGGCGGCTCCGGAGCCGGCATGACGCACGCGTGGCTGTTCACCGGGCCGCCCGGTTCGGGGCGCGCGCAGGCCGCGCGGGCGTTCGCCGCCGCGCTGCAGTGCCCCGACGGCGGGTGCGGGCACTGCCCGTCCTGCCACCAGGTGCTGGCCGGAACGCACGCCGACGTGCTCTACGTGCGGCCCAGCGGGCTGAGCTTCGGCATCGACAAGACCCGCGACCTCGTACTGCGCTCGGCCTCCCGGCCGACGGGCGGGCGGTTCCGGATCGTGCTGTTCGAGGACGCCGACCGGGCCACCGAGGCGGCCTCCAACGCGCTGCTGAAGGCGGTCGAGGAGCCCTCCCCGCGCACGGTGTGGCTGCTGTGCACGCCGACGGCCGAGGACCTGCTCGTCACGATCCGCTCACGCTGCCGCCTGGTGACCCTGCGCACTCCGGGCACCGACGCGGTCGTCGACGCGCTGGTCCGGCGCGACGGCATCGCCCCCGGCGCCGCGGCCGAGGCGGCCAGGGCCGCGGCCGGCCACCTGGAGCGCGCCCGCGCCCTGGCCACCGACCCGGCCGCCCGCGAGCGGCGCGACGAGGTGCTGTCGATCCCCGCCCGCCTCGACGGCCTGGGCGCGTGCGTGTCGGCGGCCGCCCGGCTCTACGAGCTCGCCGAGGCCGAGTCCAAGGAGACCACGAGCGCGCTGGATGAGCAGGAGAAGTCCGACCTCAAGGCCGCCTTCGGCGAGGGCTCCACCGGCAAGGGCGTGGCCAAGGCCGTCCGCGGCGCCGCCGGTGCGCTCAAGGACCTCGAAGAGCAGCAGAAGCGCCGGGCCACCCGGATCAAACGCGACACCTACGACCTGGCGCTGATGGACCTGGTCGCCTTCTATCGCGACGTGCTCACCCTCCAGTTGGGCGCGCAGGTGGAGCTGTCCACCGCGAGCCACCGGGCCGACCTCCGCCGCGTCGCGGGGGGCAGCACCCCCGAGTCCACCCTGCGCCGCATCGACGCCATCATGGAGTGCCGCCGCCGCATCGCGGCCAACGTGCACCCCCAGATCGCCATAGAGGCCATGACGGCGGCGCTGCACATGGGGTGA
- a CDS encoding chaplin family protein, producing MRKWVRTSARTALITAGFIAMGTGVSLADSHPVTSGDGSVGSGNQLVANADVPVNVCGNAVAVIGNAGAFCQDVGAVVHDRAGGDDIETSGEGSVLSGNQAVADLEVPVNVCGNAVSVIGNAGAFCEDVGAAVIDQSGHKGHKGHRDHQLAPAEIEGATGSSENVSLSRTAELAGSTEPLRSESRDAMAGPARHQNGGDIETSGEGSVGSGNQAVVDAEVPVNVCGNAVSVVGNAGAFCEDVGAAVIDQSGHKGHKGHRDHQLAQAPETAQLGGDLTEAPVELPVSAQNADTDAVGAAREAMRQEAPQELSGMPQLTLPTDGLPTDGLLDGVPTGL from the coding sequence ATGCGCAAGTGGGTTCGCACCTCGGCCAGGACCGCGCTCATCACGGCCGGCTTCATCGCCATGGGCACCGGCGTCTCCCTCGCCGACAGCCACCCCGTCACCTCCGGCGACGGCTCGGTCGGCAGCGGCAACCAGCTCGTCGCCAACGCCGACGTGCCGGTCAACGTCTGCGGCAACGCCGTGGCGGTCATCGGCAACGCGGGCGCCTTCTGCCAGGACGTCGGCGCGGTCGTCCACGACAGGGCCGGCGGCGACGACATCGAGACCTCGGGTGAGGGGTCGGTGCTGAGCGGCAACCAGGCCGTGGCCGACCTCGAGGTCCCGGTCAACGTCTGCGGCAACGCGGTGTCGGTCATCGGCAACGCGGGCGCCTTCTGCGAGGACGTCGGCGCGGCCGTCATCGACCAGAGCGGGCACAAGGGCCACAAGGGCCACCGCGACCACCAGCTCGCCCCCGCCGAGATCGAGGGCGCGACCGGGTCCTCCGAGAACGTCTCGCTGTCCCGGACCGCCGAGCTGGCCGGGAGCACCGAGCCGCTCCGCTCTGAGAGCCGCGACGCCATGGCGGGCCCGGCGCGGCACCAAAACGGCGGCGACATCGAGACCTCGGGCGAGGGGTCGGTCGGCAGCGGCAACCAGGCCGTGGTCGACGCCGAGGTCCCGGTCAACGTCTGCGGCAACGCGGTGTCGGTCGTCGGCAACGCGGGCGCCTTCTGCGAGGACGTCGGCGCGGCCGTCATCGACCAGAGCGGGCACAAGGGCCACAAGGGCCACCGCGACCACCAGCTCGCCCAGGCGCCCGAGACCGCTCAGTTGGGCGGCGACCTGACCGAGGCCCCCGTCGAGCTGCCGGTGAGCGCGCAGAACGCCGACACCGACGCGGTCGGCGCGGCGCGCGAGGCCATGCGGCAGGAGGCGCCCCAGGAGCTGTCCGGCATGCCGCAGCTCACCCTGCCCACCGACGGACTGCCCACCGACGGCCTGCTGGACGGCGTGCCGACGGGGCTGTAG
- the topA gene encoding type I DNA topoisomerase, whose translation MPPKKGSAGRNGSNDTGGGGGSRLVIVESPAKAKTIAGYLGRGYVVESSIGHIRDLPTKAAEIPARYKGEPWARLGVNVEHEFEPIYVVNSDKRSHVKKLKDLMSEADELYLATDEDREGEAIAWHLHEELKPKIPVRRMVFNEITKDAIRHAAENTRDLNLRLVDAQETRRILDRLYGYEVSPVLWKKVMPKLSAGRVQSVATRLVVERERERIAFTAAEYWDLKAVFDAVGHTAGDDPSSFAASLVSVDGAKVAQGRDFTSEGRLRSAQGVLHLDEDAARGLAERLVGADFAVRSVERKPYKRAPYAPFRTTTLQQEASRKLGLSAKQTMQVAQRLYENGFITYMRTDSITLSESAITAARDQATRLYGTSYVPAKPRVYASKVKNAQEAHEAIRPAGDSFRTPAETGLTGAEFRLYELIWKRTVASQMKDAVGESVTVKVAGVSSTGEQVEFTAGGKIITFHGFLKAYVEGSDDPEAELDDRERRLPPVDEGDALKAESIEAEGHSTRPPARYTEATLVKELEDREIGRPSTYASIIGTILDRGYVFKKGSALVPSFLAFAVVQLLERHFGNLVDYDFTARMEEVLDDIARGDAERVPWLRRFYFGGNEETGLKELVGDQLGDIDPKEVSSFPLPGTDIMLRVGRYGPYMEREGQRVNVPEDLAPDELTKERAEELFAQPSGDRDLGVDPETGRTVIAKTGRFGPFVTEVLEEPEADGEAKTKAKSKKAAAKPRTASLLKSMSLDTVTLEDALRLLSLPRVVGEIDGDQVTAQNGRFGPYLRKGTDSRSLETEEQMFTVTIEEAEELFAKPKQRGRRAAAAPPLRELGNEPGTDKPMVIKDGRFGPYVTDGETNASLRKGDEVESITVERAAELLAERRAKAPAKKATKKSTAKKTATRKSTAKKS comes from the coding sequence GTGCCACCCAAGAAGGGCAGCGCCGGCAGGAACGGCTCGAACGACACCGGAGGCGGCGGAGGCAGTCGCCTCGTCATCGTCGAGTCGCCCGCCAAGGCGAAGACGATCGCCGGCTATCTGGGCCGGGGCTACGTCGTGGAGTCCAGCATCGGCCACATCCGCGACCTTCCCACCAAGGCCGCGGAGATCCCGGCCCGCTACAAGGGCGAGCCGTGGGCGCGCCTGGGCGTGAACGTCGAGCACGAGTTCGAACCCATCTACGTCGTCAACTCCGACAAGAGGTCCCACGTCAAGAAGCTCAAGGACCTCATGTCCGAGGCCGACGAGCTCTACCTCGCCACCGATGAGGACCGCGAGGGCGAGGCCATCGCCTGGCACCTGCACGAGGAGCTCAAGCCGAAGATCCCGGTCAGGCGCATGGTGTTCAACGAGATCACCAAGGACGCGATCCGGCACGCGGCGGAGAACACCCGCGACCTCAACCTGCGCCTCGTCGACGCCCAGGAGACCCGCCGCATCCTCGACCGCCTCTACGGCTACGAGGTCTCCCCGGTGCTGTGGAAGAAGGTCATGCCGAAACTGTCGGCGGGCCGGGTCCAGTCGGTGGCCACGCGCCTGGTCGTGGAGCGCGAGCGCGAGCGCATCGCGTTCACCGCGGCCGAGTACTGGGACCTCAAGGCGGTCTTCGACGCCGTCGGCCACACCGCCGGCGACGACCCCTCCTCCTTCGCCGCGAGCCTGGTCTCCGTCGACGGCGCCAAGGTGGCCCAGGGCCGCGACTTCACCTCCGAGGGCCGGCTGCGCTCGGCCCAGGGCGTGCTGCACCTGGACGAGGACGCGGCCCGCGGGCTGGCCGAACGCCTCGTCGGCGCCGACTTCGCCGTGCGCTCGGTGGAGCGCAAGCCCTACAAGCGCGCGCCCTACGCGCCGTTCCGCACCACGACGCTGCAGCAGGAGGCCTCGCGCAAGCTCGGCCTGTCGGCCAAGCAGACCATGCAGGTCGCGCAGCGGCTCTACGAGAACGGCTTCATCACCTACATGCGCACCGACAGCATCACGCTGTCCGAGAGCGCCATCACCGCGGCCCGCGACCAGGCCACGCGGCTGTACGGCACCTCCTACGTCCCGGCCAAGCCGCGCGTCTACGCCAGCAAGGTCAAGAACGCCCAGGAGGCCCACGAGGCGATCCGCCCGGCCGGCGACTCCTTCCGCACCCCGGCCGAGACCGGCCTGACCGGTGCGGAGTTCCGGCTCTACGAGCTGATCTGGAAGCGCACCGTCGCGTCGCAGATGAAGGACGCCGTGGGCGAGTCGGTGACCGTGAAGGTGGCCGGCGTCTCCAGCACGGGCGAGCAGGTCGAGTTCACCGCCGGCGGCAAGATCATCACCTTCCACGGCTTCCTCAAGGCCTACGTGGAGGGCTCCGACGACCCCGAGGCCGAGCTCGACGACCGCGAGCGGCGGCTGCCGCCGGTCGACGAGGGCGACGCGCTCAAGGCCGAGAGCATCGAGGCCGAGGGGCACAGCACCCGCCCGCCGGCGCGCTACACCGAGGCCACGCTGGTCAAGGAGCTGGAGGACCGCGAGATCGGCCGCCCCTCCACCTACGCCTCGATCATCGGCACCATCCTGGACCGCGGCTACGTGTTCAAGAAGGGCTCGGCGCTGGTGCCGTCCTTCCTGGCGTTCGCCGTGGTGCAGCTCCTGGAGCGGCACTTCGGGAACCTGGTCGACTACGACTTCACCGCGCGCATGGAGGAGGTCCTCGACGACATCGCACGCGGCGACGCCGAGCGGGTGCCGTGGCTGCGCCGCTTCTACTTCGGCGGCAACGAGGAGACGGGCCTGAAGGAACTGGTCGGAGACCAGCTCGGCGACATCGACCCCAAGGAGGTCAGCTCCTTCCCGCTGCCCGGCACCGACATCATGCTGCGGGTCGGCCGCTACGGCCCCTACATGGAGCGCGAAGGCCAGCGGGTCAACGTGCCGGAGGACCTCGCGCCCGACGAGCTCACCAAGGAGCGGGCCGAGGAGCTCTTCGCCCAGCCCAGCGGCGACCGCGACCTCGGCGTCGACCCGGAGACGGGCCGCACCGTCATCGCCAAGACCGGCCGGTTCGGCCCCTTCGTGACCGAGGTCCTGGAGGAGCCCGAGGCCGACGGCGAGGCCAAGACCAAGGCCAAGTCGAAGAAGGCCGCGGCCAAGCCGCGCACCGCGTCGCTGCTGAAGTCGATGTCGCTGGACACGGTGACCCTGGAGGACGCGCTGCGGCTGCTGTCGCTGCCGCGCGTGGTCGGCGAGATCGACGGCGACCAGGTCACGGCGCAGAACGGCCGGTTCGGCCCGTACCTGAGGAAGGGCACCGACAGCCGTTCGCTGGAGACCGAGGAGCAGATGTTCACGGTCACCATCGAGGAGGCCGAGGAGCTCTTCGCCAAGCCCAAGCAGCGGGGCCGCCGGGCCGCCGCCGCGCCGCCGCTGCGCGAGCTGGGCAACGAGCCGGGGACCGACAAGCCCATGGTGATCAAGGACGGCCGGTTCGGCCCCTACGTCACCGACGGCGAGACCAACGCCTCCCTGCGCAAGGGCGACGAGGTGGAGTCGATCACCGTTGAGCGCGCCGCCGAGCTGCTCGCCGAGCGCCGGGCCAAGGCCCCGGCGAAGAAGGCCACCAAGAAGAGCACGGCCAAGAAGACCGCGACCAGGAAGTCCACGGCCAAGAAGAGCTGA
- a CDS encoding M20/M25/M40 family metallo-hydrolase, which produces MADEHEGLSAGEVEVVDLCRELIGIDTSNYGDHSGPGERAAAEYVAEKLDEVGVESRIYESHPGRSSVVARIAGADPSRPPLLIHGHLDVVPADAADWTRHPFAGEIADGCVWGRGAIDMKDMDAMVLAVLRQRLREGRTPPRDIVLAFLADEEAGGSWGAQWLVDRHPDLFADCTEAISEVGGFSFTVGEDRRMYLIETAEKGIAWMRLTARGTAGHGSMVNDDNAITELADAVARLGRHEFPLRLTKTVRGFLEEVCEAFGIPFDEDDVEATIARLGPIASMIGATLRNSVNPTVLGGGYKANVIPGAATAQVDGRFLPGMEEEFFAEVDRLIGPKVTREFIHHLPAVETEFEGGLVDAMAESLRAEDPGAKAVPYCMSGGTDAKSFQRLGIRNYGFAPLKLPPELNFSGMFHGVDERVPVDGLRFGVRVLDRFLDLS; this is translated from the coding sequence ATGGCGGACGAGCACGAGGGGTTGAGCGCGGGTGAGGTCGAGGTCGTGGACCTGTGCCGGGAGCTCATCGGAATCGACACCTCCAACTACGGGGACCACTCCGGGCCGGGGGAGCGGGCCGCGGCCGAGTACGTGGCGGAGAAGCTGGACGAGGTCGGCGTGGAGTCGCGGATCTACGAATCGCACCCCGGGCGCAGCAGCGTGGTCGCGCGCATCGCCGGGGCCGACCCGAGCCGGCCGCCGCTGCTGATCCACGGGCACCTGGACGTCGTCCCCGCCGACGCCGCCGACTGGACCCGCCATCCCTTCGCCGGCGAGATCGCCGACGGGTGCGTGTGGGGGCGCGGCGCCATCGACATGAAGGACATGGACGCCATGGTCCTCGCCGTGCTGCGCCAGCGGCTGCGCGAGGGGCGCACCCCGCCGCGCGACATCGTGCTGGCGTTCCTCGCCGACGAGGAGGCCGGCGGGTCGTGGGGCGCGCAGTGGCTGGTGGACCGGCACCCCGACCTGTTCGCCGACTGCACCGAGGCGATCAGCGAGGTGGGCGGGTTCAGCTTCACCGTCGGCGAGGACCGCAGGATGTACCTCATCGAGACCGCGGAGAAGGGGATCGCGTGGATGCGGTTGACCGCCCGCGGGACCGCCGGCCACGGATCGATGGTCAACGACGACAACGCCATCACCGAACTGGCCGACGCCGTCGCCCGGCTGGGGCGGCACGAGTTCCCGCTCCGGCTCACCAAGACGGTCCGCGGCTTCCTCGAAGAGGTGTGCGAGGCGTTCGGGATCCCGTTCGACGAGGACGACGTCGAGGCGACCATCGCCCGGCTCGGCCCGATCGCGAGCATGATCGGCGCGACCCTGCGCAACTCCGTCAACCCGACCGTCCTCGGCGGCGGCTACAAGGCCAACGTCATCCCGGGCGCGGCGACGGCCCAGGTGGACGGGCGCTTCCTGCCCGGTATGGAGGAGGAGTTCTTCGCCGAGGTCGACCGGCTCATCGGGCCGAAGGTCACCCGTGAGTTCATCCACCACCTGCCGGCGGTCGAGACGGAGTTCGAGGGCGGGCTGGTCGACGCCATGGCCGAGTCGCTGCGCGCCGAGGACCCCGGGGCCAAGGCGGTCCCGTACTGCATGTCGGGCGGCACCGACGCCAAGAGCTTCCAGCGGCTCGGCATCAGGAACTACGGGTTCGCCCCGCTGAAGCTGCCGCCGGAGCTCAACTTCTCCGGGATGTTCCACGGGGTGGACGAGCGGGTCCCGGTGGACGGACTGCGGTTCGGCGTCCGGGTCCTGGACCGCTTCCTCGATCTGAGCTGA
- the tmk gene encoding dTMP kinase, whose translation MSRSGSLAAPGEARTVLAIKPFRRLWISLSLSSLGDWLSLLALMSLAAILTQDSGGLVQYFAVSGVVVLKLLPSLLLGPIAGAVADRVDRRLTMVVGDVLRGLLYVSIPIVGRLDWLLIANFLAECIAMFWAPAKDATVPNLVPKKKLEQANQLGLLTAYGSAPVAAGLFALLAALSSVLGGLFPSMRVPEADLALYINGVTFLVAAVVVWGLPIPDQPRERISRPSMPRAIWEGWRFAGTTPLVRGLLLGMLGAFAAGGAVIGVARLFVETLGAGNAGFGVLFGAVFSGMAIGVFAGPRILRDFNRRRLFGLGIGLAGAALLFVGLIPNMVLAAVLTTVMGVGAGIAWVIGLTALGREVEDDVRGRTFAFLHASARLVLMGSVAVAPVLAGLIGSYRLRVGDLTYDFSGSAGVLLIAALLAVLVAFVSYRQMNDEHEVSLFAELMASIRGVPLARTTEVEKPGGTFIVLEGGEGAGKSTQVRQLAIWLREEGFDVVTTREPGATKVGMRLRALLLDKENTGMSPRTEALLYAADRAEHVNAVIRPALERGAIVISDRYVDSTLAYQGAGRALAESDIAGINSWATNELVPDLTVLLDLPADQGLARHGRPADRLESEPAEFHARVRQSFRDLADRDPNRYLVLDAQESQEEVTRAIQRRIRPILPDPVPGDAEEITGMLPVIKE comes from the coding sequence ATGAGCAGATCTGGATCACTCGCGGCGCCGGGCGAGGCGCGTACCGTTCTGGCGATCAAGCCGTTCCGCCGGCTGTGGATCTCGCTGTCGCTGTCCAGCCTCGGCGACTGGCTCAGCCTGCTCGCCCTGATGTCGCTGGCCGCGATCCTCACCCAGGACAGCGGCGGCCTGGTGCAGTACTTCGCGGTCAGCGGCGTGGTGGTCCTCAAGCTGCTGCCGTCGCTGCTGCTCGGCCCGATCGCGGGTGCGGTGGCCGACCGCGTCGACCGCCGCCTCACCATGGTCGTCGGCGACGTCCTGCGCGGTCTGCTCTACGTCTCGATCCCCATCGTGGGCCGGCTCGACTGGCTGCTCATCGCCAACTTCCTGGCCGAGTGCATCGCGATGTTCTGGGCGCCCGCGAAGGACGCCACGGTGCCCAACCTGGTGCCGAAGAAGAAGCTGGAGCAGGCCAACCAGCTCGGCCTGCTCACCGCCTACGGGTCGGCCCCGGTCGCGGCCGGCCTGTTCGCGCTGCTGGCCGCGCTCAGCTCGGTGCTGGGCGGCCTGTTCCCGTCGATGCGGGTGCCGGAGGCCGACCTCGCGCTCTACATCAACGGCGTCACCTTCCTGGTCGCGGCGGTCGTCGTCTGGGGGCTGCCGATCCCCGATCAGCCGCGCGAGCGCATCTCCCGGCCGTCGATGCCGCGCGCGATCTGGGAGGGCTGGCGCTTCGCCGGAACGACCCCGCTCGTGCGCGGTCTGCTCCTCGGCATGCTCGGCGCGTTCGCGGCCGGCGGTGCGGTCATCGGCGTCGCCCGGCTGTTCGTGGAGACGCTGGGCGCCGGCAACGCCGGGTTCGGCGTGCTGTTCGGCGCGGTCTTCAGCGGCATGGCGATCGGCGTGTTCGCCGGGCCGCGGATCCTGCGCGACTTCAACCGCCGCCGGCTGTTCGGCCTGGGCATCGGGCTGGCCGGCGCCGCGCTGCTGTTCGTCGGCCTGATCCCCAACATGGTGCTGGCCGCCGTGCTGACCACGGTGATGGGCGTGGGCGCCGGCATCGCCTGGGTGATCGGCCTGACCGCGCTCGGCCGCGAGGTCGAGGACGACGTCCGGGGCCGCACGTTCGCGTTCCTGCACGCCTCGGCGCGACTCGTGCTCATGGGATCGGTCGCGGTCGCCCCGGTGCTCGCCGGGCTGATCGGCTCCTACCGGCTCCGGGTGGGCGACCTCACCTACGACTTCTCCGGCTCAGCGGGCGTCCTGCTCATCGCCGCGCTGCTGGCCGTGCTGGTCGCCTTCGTCTCCTACCGGCAGATGAACGACGAGCACGAGGTGTCGCTGTTCGCCGAGCTCATGGCGTCGATCCGCGGCGTGCCCCTGGCGCGCACGACCGAGGTCGAGAAGCCGGGCGGCACCTTCATCGTGCTGGAGGGCGGCGAGGGCGCCGGCAAGTCCACCCAGGTGCGCCAGCTCGCGATCTGGCTGCGGGAGGAGGGCTTCGACGTCGTGACCACGCGCGAGCCCGGCGCGACCAAGGTCGGCATGCGGCTGCGCGCGCTGCTGCTGGACAAGGAGAACACGGGCATGTCCCCGCGGACCGAGGCGCTGCTGTACGCCGCCGACCGCGCCGAGCACGTGAACGCGGTGATCCGCCCGGCGCTGGAGCGCGGCGCGATCGTCATCAGCGACCGCTACGTCGACTCCACGCTCGCCTACCAGGGCGCCGGCCGCGCGCTGGCCGAGTCCGACATCGCCGGGATCAACTCCTGGGCCACCAATGAGCTGGTTCCGGACCTGACGGTGCTGCTCGACCTGCCCGCCGACCAGGGCCTGGCCCGGCACGGCCGCCCGGCCGACCGCCTGGAGTCGGAGCCGGCCGAGTTCCACGCGCGGGTGCGCCAGAGCTTCCGCGACCTGGCCGACCGCGACCCCAACCGCTACCTGGTGCTGGACGCGCAGGAGTCGCAGGAGGAGGTCACCCGGGCGATCCAGCGCCGGATCCGCCCGATCCTGCCCGACCCGGTCCCCGGCGACGCCGAGGAGATCACCGGCATGCTGCCGGTGATCAAGGAGTAG
- a CDS encoding adenosylcobinamide amidohydrolase has translation MTADDGGAAGRTACGTLLKLTTHYREEGGRLLSALVWDAGPGWRMVASGVLGGGIGDRSYVVNAQVDGDYRRTDPARHLSEIAAAAGESGRGVGMLTAADVERARFAVDGGVEAVATVGLGRPTWAAAEPELDEARIGASPPVQRPGTINIIVAVPAPLSDAALVNAATTATEAKVQALLEAGYPCTGTASDAVCVAALASDTCTAPIEAFGGPRSRWGARTARAVRAAVHQGAVEDAQRRAARH, from the coding sequence GTGACAGCCGATGACGGCGGCGCGGCGGGCCGCACCGCGTGCGGAACCCTGCTGAAGCTCACCACGCACTACCGCGAGGAGGGCGGGAGGCTGCTGAGTGCGCTCGTGTGGGACGCGGGCCCCGGGTGGCGCATGGTGGCCTCGGGCGTGCTCGGCGGCGGGATCGGCGACCGCTCCTACGTCGTGAACGCGCAGGTCGACGGCGACTACCGGCGCACCGACCCGGCGCGCCACCTGTCGGAGATCGCCGCGGCGGCCGGGGAGTCCGGGCGCGGCGTGGGGATGCTCACGGCCGCCGATGTCGAGCGGGCGCGGTTCGCCGTCGACGGCGGGGTCGAGGCCGTCGCCACGGTCGGTCTGGGCCGCCCCACCTGGGCCGCCGCCGAGCCCGAACTCGACGAGGCCCGCATCGGCGCCTCCCCGCCCGTCCAGCGGCCGGGGACGATCAACATCATCGTGGCGGTCCCCGCCCCGCTGTCCGACGCCGCGCTGGTCAACGCGGCCACCACCGCGACCGAGGCGAAGGTGCAGGCGCTCCTGGAGGCCGGGTACCCCTGCACCGGGACCGCCTCCGACGCGGTCTGCGTCGCGGCCCTCGCCTCTGACACGTGCACGGCCCCGATCGAGGCGTTCGGCGGCCCCCGGTCGCGCTGGGGCGCGCGCACCGCCCGCGCGGTCCGCGCCGCCGTCCACCAGGGCGCGGTCGAGGACGCCCAGCGCCGAGCCGCCCGCCACTGA
- a CDS encoding chaplin family protein produces the protein MAAKTYKTAFAALVAAGFFTASPMAYADVTTSGDGSVGSGNQVVADVDVPVNVCGNAVSVVGNSGAYCEDSGAAVTDPGLGVSTGGDGSVGSGNQVVADVDVPVNVCGNAVSVVGNSGAYCEDGGAAVTDPGLGVSTGGDGSVGSGNQVVADVDVPVNVCGNAVSVVGNPGAYCEDSGAVADEPEKPEKPDEDEPENPGYPDYPEGPDEPEGPGDDEKPEESDDEFEGPGAPEAGDDDMAAPTGPSAQEQQLPVTGSNLMALVGMAVAAVSAGAGVLFLSRRRSSVPSE, from the coding sequence ATGGCTGCGAAAACCTACAAAACGGCATTTGCCGCTCTTGTCGCCGCCGGCTTCTTCACCGCCTCACCGATGGCCTACGCCGACGTCACCACCAGCGGTGACGGTTCGGTGGGCAGCGGTAATCAGGTGGTGGCCGATGTCGATGTTCCGGTGAACGTCTGCGGCAATGCGGTGTCGGTGGTCGGGAATTCGGGCGCCTATTGCGAGGACAGCGGGGCCGCTGTCACGGACCCCGGTCTCGGTGTTTCCACCGGTGGTGACGGTTCGGTCGGTAGCGGTAATCAGGTGGTGGCCGATGTCGATGTTCCGGTGAACGTCTGCGGCAATGCGGTGTCGGTGGTCGGGAATTCGGGCGCCTATTGCGAGGACGGCGGGGCCGCTGTCACGGACCCCGGTCTCGGTGTTTCCACCGGTGGTGACGGTTCGGTCGGTAGCGGTAATCAGGTGGTGGCCGATGTCGATGTTCCGGTGAACGTCTGCGGCAATGCGGTGTCGGTGGTCGGGAATCCGGGCGCCTATTGCGAGGACAGCGGAGCGGTCGCCGATGAGCCGGAGAAGCCGGAGAAGCCGGATGAGGACGAGCCCGAGAACCCCGGTTACCCGGATTACCCCGAGGGGCCGGATGAGCCGGAGGGGCCCGGGGACGACGAGAAGCCGGAGGAGTCCGACGATGAGTTCGAAGGTCCCGGGGCCCCGGAAGCCGGGGACGACGACATGGCCGCCCCGACCGGTCCCTCCGCCCAGGAGCAGCAGCTTCCGGTGACCGGCTCCAACCTCATGGCACTGGTCGGCATGGCCGTCGCCGCCGTCAGCGCCGGCGCCGGCGTGCTCTTCCTGAGCCGCCGCCGGAGCTCGGTGCCGTCCGAATAG